The Anabaena sp. WA102 genome contains a region encoding:
- a CDS encoding aspartyl protease, protein MIEGKFGEKKQLFFEIELVANDGLSLPVDALFDSGFTGFMAINTQDLDGLNWDYVDKEILRTAQGEITFERYLGKVILDNQEYEIPVYAGDELTEILLGSEWLEFLPLVVNFQAGILTLG, encoded by the coding sequence ATGATAGAGGGTAAATTTGGTGAAAAAAAGCAGCTATTTTTTGAAATTGAGTTGGTTGCTAATGATGGTTTAAGTTTGCCTGTGGATGCTTTATTTGATAGTGGTTTCACAGGCTTTATGGCTATTAATACACAAGATTTAGATGGACTTAATTGGGATTATGTAGATAAAGAAATTCTGCGAACTGCTCAGGGTGAAATCACGTTTGAAAGATATTTGGGTAAGGTGATATTGGATAACCAAGAGTATGAAATTCCTGTTTATGCTGGAGATGAATTAACGGAGATTTTATTGGGTTCAGAGTGGTTGGAGTTTTTGCCTTTGGTGGTGAATTTTCAAGCTGGTATTTTGACTTTGGGATGA
- a CDS encoding NAD(P)H-quinone oxidoreductase subunit O: MAIKKGNMVRAIREKLENSLEAQASDSRLPSYLFETQGEIVDIKGDYALVKFGQVPTPNIWLKLSQLEEFA, translated from the coding sequence ATGGCGATTAAAAAAGGAAATATGGTGCGGGCTATTCGGGAAAAGCTAGAAAATAGTCTAGAAGCACAGGCTAGTGATTCCCGTTTACCTAGTTACTTGTTTGAAACCCAAGGGGAAATTGTGGATATCAAGGGTGATTATGCTTTGGTCAAGTTTGGACAAGTACCAACGCCCAATATTTGGTTAAAGTTGTCACAGTTGGAAGAGTTTGCCTAA
- a CDS encoding HNH endonuclease, with translation MERPYLNLELRRLVTERADNLCEYCLISEHDTILGCAIDHIISIKHGGSSNIDNLAYCCVYCNRFKGSDIGSIILDKK, from the coding sequence ATGGAGCGTCCTTATTTAAATCTAGAACTTCGCCGTTTAGTTACAGAAAGAGCGGATAATTTATGTGAATATTGCCTGATTTCTGAACATGATACCATTTTAGGCTGTGCCATTGATCATATTATTAGTATCAAACATGGTGGCTCATCAAATATAGATAATCTGGCTTATTGTTGTGTCTATTGTAATCGTTTTAAAGGAAGTGATATCGGTTCAATTATTTTAGATAAAAAATAA
- the cruG gene encoding 2'-O-glycosyltransferase CruG: MLNIIPLLLLLVQVPATAILLSRLLKGPRRDPALTPQQPTPEILGSVSVVVPTLNEALRIGPLLAGLTRQSYEVREVIVVDSRSQDGTPDLVKAAAATDPRFRVMTDDPLPSGWVGRPWALHNGFLFSSEGSEWFLGMDADIQPDAGLVASLVQTAIAKGYDLVSLSPQFILKYPGECWLQPALLMTLLYRFDPTGIYTEQPERVMANGQCFLCRRSVLKAVDGYSSAKGSFCDDVTLARNIAAKGFKVGFLDGAKVLRVRMYEGAWETWNEWGRSLDLKDAASPAQIWGDLWVLSAVQGLPILILLGYLSLPSLVLSLPALLLLGLNIFLVVIRFALLLAIAPSYDRKDATGGWLFWLSPLADPLAVLRIFLSAFHTPKQWRGRKYGD; encoded by the coding sequence TTGCTAAATATTATTCCACTGCTATTGCTACTTGTCCAAGTACCGGCAACGGCGATTTTGCTTTCCCGGTTGCTGAAAGGTCCTAGACGTGATCCAGCTTTAACACCACAACAGCCAACACCGGAAATTTTAGGCAGTGTGAGCGTGGTTGTACCGACGTTAAATGAGGCGTTGCGGATTGGTCCGCTTTTGGCTGGTTTAACTCGCCAAAGTTATGAGGTTCGGGAAGTTATTGTGGTTGATAGTCGCTCTCAAGATGGTACTCCCGATTTGGTAAAAGCGGCAGCAGCGACTGACCCACGCTTTCGGGTGATGACGGATGATCCTTTACCTTCTGGGTGGGTGGGTCGTCCTTGGGCGTTGCATAATGGTTTTTTGTTCAGTTCTGAGGGGAGTGAGTGGTTTTTGGGTATGGATGCAGATATCCAACCTGATGCTGGTTTGGTGGCGAGTTTGGTGCAAACTGCGATCGCTAAAGGTTATGATTTGGTATCTTTATCACCGCAGTTTATTCTCAAGTATCCGGGGGAATGTTGGTTACAACCGGCTTTGTTAATGACGTTGTTGTATAGATTTGATCCGACGGGGATTTATACTGAACAACCGGAACGGGTGATGGCTAATGGTCAGTGTTTTTTGTGTCGTCGGTCTGTGTTAAAGGCTGTGGATGGTTACAGCAGCGCGAAGGGTTCTTTTTGTGATGATGTGACTTTGGCGCGGAATATTGCCGCGAAGGGCTTTAAGGTGGGCTTTTTGGATGGGGCTAAGGTGCTAAGGGTGAGGATGTATGAGGGGGCGTGGGAAACTTGGAACGAATGGGGGCGCAGCCTTGATTTGAAGGATGCTGCTTCTCCCGCTCAGATTTGGGGGGATTTATGGGTGTTGTCGGCGGTGCAGGGTTTACCTATTTTGATTTTACTGGGTTATTTGTCGCTGCCTTCTTTGGTGCTTTCACTGCCGGCGCTGCTGTTGTTAGGATTGAATATATTTTTGGTGGTGATTCGCTTTGCTTTATTATTAGCGATCGCTCCCTCCTATGATCGGAAAGATGCCACTGGTGGTTGGTTATTCTGGCTTTCTCCGTTGGCTGACCCTTTAGCGGTGCTACGCATCTTTTTATCTGCATTTCACACTCCTAAGCAATGGCGCGGGCGGAAATATGGGGATTAA
- a CDS encoding AAA family ATPase, with product MDFDYFRTNESNNTNKNFQHLLSSGWRPFHRDFDWEYFGKILFHDTQELTQKSINLASYYADALARKEYAWWANILNLASDYTRGEFQKYWNYITPDMLTPEQRHKDFLTTETPLVQFVSRNSIPIDYVLNLLQEITVLRVLKLLERPDVITQYYSERDFYFPVEKFVNWERLDVVNTVYAYWSEHDIWLQIEAYERGRRNYTLMAKNIKPLINKATYDLAVMLSGYQSRVGKVHSQYSLPTFPQDIQDFTDIVQQTILDQNQLAVVVHGAPGTGKTAWTQSVAKEILVPLGYVIFILDHDAITNFVPPTYLEKICIIINEADNLAQDRASEVAQYNNKTEHILALLDGTLYQSIIDESGIQMQQKLVILMTCNTTERLDPAMLRKGRVDLICEFTKKFV from the coding sequence ATGGATTTTGACTATTTCCGAACCAACGAAAGTAATAACACCAATAAGAACTTTCAACACTTGTTATCTAGTGGTTGGCGACCATTTCACAGAGATTTTGATTGGGAATACTTCGGTAAAATTCTATTCCATGACACTCAAGAATTAACCCAAAAAAGTATTAATTTAGCCAGTTATTATGCTGATGCTTTAGCGAGAAAAGAATATGCTTGGTGGGCAAATATTTTAAATTTAGCTTCAGATTACACCCGTGGTGAATTCCAAAAATATTGGAATTATATTACACCAGATATGCTCACCCCAGAACAGCGCCATAAAGACTTTTTAACCACAGAAACACCCCTAGTCCAATTTGTCAGTCGCAACAGTATTCCTATTGATTACGTCCTGAATCTTCTCCAAGAAATAACCGTTTTACGAGTTTTGAAACTATTAGAACGTCCTGATGTTATCACTCAATATTACTCAGAACGAGACTTTTATTTCCCCGTTGAAAAATTTGTAAACTGGGAAAGACTAGATGTGGTTAATACAGTTTATGCCTACTGGTCAGAACATGATATTTGGTTACAAATTGAAGCTTATGAAAGAGGCAGAAGAAATTATACTTTAATGGCTAAAAATATCAAGCCATTAATTAATAAAGCCACCTATGATCTAGCAGTCATGCTGAGTGGATATCAAAGTCGTGTTGGGAAAGTTCATAGTCAGTATTCATTACCGACATTTCCCCAAGATATTCAAGATTTTACTGACATAGTTCAACAAACAATTTTAGATCAAAATCAATTAGCCGTTGTAGTACATGGCGCACCAGGTACAGGGAAAACAGCATGGACACAAAGTGTTGCTAAAGAAATTCTTGTCCCTTTAGGATATGTAATTTTCATTTTAGATCATGATGCCATCACTAACTTTGTGCCGCCAACATATTTAGAAAAGATTTGTATTATCATCAACGAAGCTGATAATTTAGCTCAAGATCGAGCTTCAGAAGTAGCACAATATAACAACAAAACCGAGCATATTTTAGCCTTATTAGATGGGACATTATACCAAAGCATAATTGACGAATCTGGTATTCAAATGCAACAGAAATTAGTCATACTAATGACTTGTAATACCACGGAAAGATTAGATCCAGCCATGTTACGTAAAGGTAGAGTAGACTTAATATGTGAGTTTACCAAAAAATTTGTTTAA
- a CDS encoding amino acid permease, whose product MNKKEQTVTRLFSHLKFDNHKFQHQPGSVLGNTALIVGTTIGAGIIGLPAVTLPSGIIPSTILLITVWLYTLTSGLLIAELTLNVMRFEGISHIGLLAIIEKILGKPGARIAGIAYVFNHYALLVAYMTEGGKILTTTVDKVWELEHISPQWVGTVSFFLVFGSLMYWGKDRLIERINGIFIIILLITFLGLLILGGMQFQNSQLLVQNWQSIGNAIAIIYVAMFFHSIIPLVVTQLEGDINKIRQSMIIGSLIPLFMFLAWNAVILGCMTPDILSHNFANESVFDPLQILRTGQLGEWFAVLLSIFSEFAIVTSFIGITYGLADFFQDISIITKSEISRLPLYSLVLLPPLSLGTFNPNIFFHALEYTGAFSVSILGGIMPALMSWKQSQTPEFANGNYQTLVPGGKITLIFIMVGALFLICRQILVIYQF is encoded by the coding sequence ATGAATAAAAAAGAACAAACAGTAACGCGATTATTTTCCCATCTAAAATTTGATAATCATAAATTTCAACATCAACCCGGTAGTGTTTTAGGAAATACAGCTTTAATTGTCGGAACTACCATTGGGGCGGGGATTATTGGATTACCTGCTGTAACTTTACCATCGGGGATTATACCATCCACAATCCTACTTATTACTGTATGGCTGTATACTTTAACCTCCGGTTTATTAATTGCAGAATTGACTTTAAATGTGATGAGATTTGAGGGTATTTCTCATATAGGTTTATTAGCAATCATAGAAAAGATTCTCGGTAAACCAGGAGCGAGAATTGCCGGAATTGCCTATGTATTTAACCACTATGCCCTGTTAGTGGCATATATGACTGAAGGTGGCAAAATTTTAACAACCACAGTTGATAAAGTTTGGGAATTAGAGCATATTTCACCTCAGTGGGTAGGAACAGTCAGTTTTTTTCTCGTATTTGGTAGCCTAATGTATTGGGGTAAAGATAGATTGATAGAAAGAATAAATGGTATATTTATTATTATTTTATTAATTACTTTTTTGGGTTTATTAATATTAGGAGGAATGCAATTTCAAAACTCTCAACTTCTAGTACAAAATTGGCAATCTATTGGTAATGCTATTGCTATTATATATGTAGCAATGTTCTTTCACAGTATTATTCCACTGGTTGTAACTCAATTAGAAGGAGACATTAATAAAATTCGCCAATCTATGATTATTGGTTCATTAATTCCCTTATTCATGTTTTTAGCTTGGAATGCTGTTATTTTAGGCTGTATGACTCCAGATATTTTATCCCATAATTTCGCAAATGAGAGCGTATTTGATCCACTGCAAATTCTGCGAACTGGTCAATTAGGAGAATGGTTTGCTGTCTTATTATCAATTTTTTCTGAATTTGCAATTGTGACATCATTTATAGGTATTACCTATGGTTTAGCAGACTTTTTTCAAGATATTTCCATCATTACCAAAAGCGAAATTTCTCGTTTACCTCTTTATTCCTTAGTGTTGCTTCCACCTCTGAGTTTAGGAACATTTAATCCTAATATCTTTTTTCATGCTTTAGAATACACGGGAGCATTTAGTGTTTCCATTCTCGGAGGAATTATGCCAGCATTAATGAGTTGGAAACAAAGTCAAACACCAGAATTTGCTAATGGTAACTATCAAACCCTAGTTCCTGGGGGAAAAATAACATTAATATTTATTATGGTCGGGGCATTATTTTTAATATGTAGACAAATTTTGGTAATATATCAATTCTAA
- a CDS encoding IS1634 family transposase codes for MTTEILEATVVKLKPQEIEIQNIDHLGIVAGIIDSIGIVEIINELIGIEKDEKVNAGQVVKAMIINGLGFVSKPLYMFPKYFETIACEHLIGAGVKPEYLNDDKLGRVMDKLFIKGLDTIFFIIAVKAAKKFGVSLSTSHLDSSSMHVHGQYNTSLPEVIFENQKVGDNQELEELAVKSPKEITITYGYSRDHRPDLKQFIIEMICSGDGDIPIFLKLASGNQTDSSCFGQIAVEYQKQLEVNSLIVADSALYTESNLKMMSDLQWLCRVPLTIKAAKSLISTIPESEFIDSTIPGYKLASKTENYAEIEQRWLVVQSQERRESDLRKLTQKIIKAESKAVQDLKKLSQEEFACEADAIKALSKLSKQFKYHQINVSIVTQIKSKTKDSPQEICYQISATVSQDESKINTELLSAGRFIIATNVLDSKELSDDSMLSEYKAQQSCERGFGFLKDPLFFADSIFLKSPERIESLGMIMGLCLLVYTLAQRQIRNALKESKSTIKNQLGKATNRPTLRWIFQCFQCIHLVTINQEEYISNWNQDRDFILRLLPDDCLRYYQLVT; via the coding sequence ATGACAACAGAAATATTAGAGGCAACTGTTGTGAAATTAAAACCGCAAGAAATAGAAATTCAGAACATAGACCATCTAGGGATAGTAGCAGGAATAATAGATTCAATAGGAATAGTAGAAATAATAAATGAATTAATAGGAATCGAAAAAGACGAAAAAGTAAATGCAGGTCAAGTAGTAAAAGCCATGATCATAAACGGGTTAGGATTTGTATCCAAACCGTTATATATGTTTCCCAAATATTTTGAAACAATCGCCTGTGAACATCTAATAGGAGCAGGAGTAAAACCAGAATATCTCAACGACGATAAACTGGGGAGAGTCATGGATAAACTATTTATAAAAGGATTGGATACAATATTTTTTATCATCGCAGTAAAAGCAGCCAAAAAATTTGGAGTATCACTATCAACATCACACCTAGACTCATCATCAATGCACGTGCATGGGCAGTATAACACTAGCTTACCAGAAGTAATATTTGAGAATCAAAAAGTAGGAGATAACCAAGAATTAGAGGAATTAGCAGTAAAATCACCAAAAGAAATTACAATTACCTACGGTTATTCCCGTGACCACAGACCAGACTTAAAACAGTTCATTATAGAAATGATATGTTCAGGGGATGGAGACATCCCAATATTTTTAAAACTAGCATCAGGAAACCAAACAGATTCATCATGCTTTGGTCAAATAGCAGTAGAATATCAAAAACAATTAGAAGTTAATAGTCTCATTGTTGCTGACTCAGCATTATATACAGAATCAAACCTAAAAATGATGTCAGATTTACAGTGGTTATGTCGAGTACCATTAACCATAAAAGCAGCAAAATCATTAATATCAACAATACCAGAATCAGAATTTATTGATAGTACAATACCAGGATATAAATTAGCATCAAAAACCGAAAATTATGCCGAAATAGAACAAAGATGGCTAGTGGTACAAAGTCAAGAGAGAAGAGAATCAGACCTGCGTAAACTCACCCAAAAAATTATCAAAGCAGAATCAAAAGCTGTGCAAGATTTGAAAAAATTATCACAAGAAGAATTTGCTTGTGAAGCAGATGCTATCAAAGCATTATCAAAATTATCAAAACAATTCAAATATCACCAAATTAACGTAAGTATTGTTACTCAAATCAAATCTAAGACAAAAGATTCTCCACAAGAAATATGTTACCAAATATCAGCTACAGTCTCCCAGGATGAAAGTAAAATTAATACAGAATTGCTGAGTGCGGGACGTTTTATTATTGCGACGAATGTTTTAGATTCAAAAGAACTTAGCGATGATTCCATGCTCAGTGAATATAAAGCCCAGCAGTCATGTGAAAGAGGGTTTGGTTTTCTTAAAGACCCATTATTTTTTGCAGACAGTATTTTCCTCAAAAGTCCTGAAAGAATAGAGTCTTTGGGAATGATTATGGGTTTATGTCTATTGGTTTATACTTTGGCTCAACGACAAATTAGAAATGCTCTGAAAGAGTCTAAATCAACAATTAAAAATCAATTAGGTAAAGCAACTAACCGCCCTACTTTACGCTGGATTTTTCAATGCTTTCAATGTATTCATTTGGTGACAATCAATCAGGAAGAATATATTTCTAATTGGAATCAGGACAGAGATTTTATCTTGCGTCTTTTACCAGATGATTGTTTACGTTACTATCAATTAGTCACCTAA
- a CDS encoding DUF4276 family protein: MKKLAIFVEGKTEQIFVAKLLREIAGKFQISIEIKSRQGINFDKVIMKI; this comes from the coding sequence GTGAAAAAATTAGCTATTTTTGTAGAGGGTAAAACAGAACAGATTTTTGTCGCAAAGTTGCTGAGAGAAATTGCTGGAAAATTTCAGATTTCCATAGAGATTAAATCTCGGCAAGGAATTAACTTTGATAAAGTAATAATGAAAATATAG
- a CDS encoding Uma2 family endonuclease translates to MLQVKHQFQSFEEYLSYDDGTDKLYELFNGELIEMPPESGINVQIANRLFLIFALLIGIDRVRGHGLELEVRGEPRNRYPDLTIIREEHIQQLANRNTIRLSMLPPLLVVEVVSPGELQRDRDFIAKRLQYQDCGIPEYWIIDPQTQSILVLELINKIYHEIGIFSGDDLVLSPQFNSLNLKGSQIFA, encoded by the coding sequence ATGCTACAAGTTAAACATCAATTTCAAAGCTTTGAAGAATATTTATCTTATGATGATGGTACGGACAAACTTTATGAATTATTTAATGGAGAGTTAATAGAAATGCCACCAGAATCAGGAATTAATGTGCAAATTGCCAATCGTCTTTTCTTAATCTTTGCATTGTTAATAGGGATTGATAGAGTGCGAGGACATGGTTTAGAGTTGGAAGTCAGAGGAGAACCGAGAAACCGTTATCCTGACCTGACTATTATTCGAGAAGAGCATATTCAACAATTAGCAAATCGGAACACTATTCGCCTATCAATGCTACCACCTTTATTGGTTGTTGAAGTTGTTAGTCCTGGGGAATTACAAAGAGATAGAGATTTTATTGCCAAACGTCTACAATATCAAGATTGTGGTATTCCTGAATATTGGATTATTGACCCCCAAACCCAAAGCATATTGGTTTTAGAGTTAATTAACAAAATTTATCATGAGATTGGGATTTTCTCCGGTGATGATTTAGTTTTATCTCCACAATTTAATAGTCTAAACTTGAAAGGATCACAAATTTTTGCATAA
- a CDS encoding cytochrome c oxidase subunit 3: MTAITPIEHHSDGHEEHPDLRVWGLITFLASESLMFGGFFATYLFFKGTTAVWPPAGTEVELFIPAINTIILVSSSFVIHFGDMAIKRNSVGWMRFWYFITAIMGAVFLAGQVYEYMNLGYGFTTNVFSNCFYLMTGFHGLHVFIGLLLILGVLWRSFRRGHYSATKHTGIEMAEIYWHFVDIIWIILFTLVYLLNIL, translated from the coding sequence ATGACTGCAATTACACCAATTGAACATCATAGCGACGGACATGAAGAACATCCAGATTTACGAGTGTGGGGATTAATCACATTTCTCGCTTCTGAATCATTAATGTTTGGTGGATTTTTTGCCACCTATTTGTTTTTTAAAGGGACAACCGCAGTTTGGCCACCAGCAGGAACAGAAGTAGAATTATTTATCCCAGCCATTAACACGATCATCCTCGTTTCTAGTAGTTTTGTCATTCACTTTGGTGATATGGCAATTAAAAGAAATAGTGTGGGTTGGATGCGGTTTTGGTATTTTATCACCGCAATTATGGGGGCTGTATTCCTAGCTGGTCAGGTTTATGAATACATGAATTTAGGTTATGGATTCACTACTAATGTTTTCTCTAATTGCTTTTATTTAATGACAGGCTTTCACGGTTTGCACGTCTTTATTGGATTGTTATTAATTTTGGGTGTATTATGGCGTTCTTTCCGTCGTGGTCATTATTCTGCCACTAAACATACGGGCATCGAAATGGCGGAAATTTATTGGCACTTTGTGGATATTATTTGGATCATTCTCTTCACATTGGTGTACCTGCTCAATATTTTGTAA
- the ctaD gene encoding cytochrome c oxidase subunit I, whose amino-acid sequence MTQVNFPVNPPPDESESTTRLITHSSHPPAWKVRDYFTFNTDHKVIGIQYLVTAFAFYLIGGLMAIALRAELATPDSDFLDPNLYNAFMTNHGTIMIFLWIVPSAIGGFGNYLVPLMMGARDMAFPKLNAIAFWLNPPAGLLLLGSFIFGGSQSGWTAYPPLSLVTANNAQTMWILAIVLVGTSSILGSLNFVITILMMKVPSMKWDQVPLFCWAILATSILALFSTPVLAAGLVLLLFDINFGTSFFKPDAGGNVVIYQHLFWFYSHPAVYLMILPIFGIMSEIIPTHARKPIFGYKAIAFSTVAICVVGLFVWVHHMFTSGTPGWMRMFFTISTLIVAVPTGVKIFGWVATLWGGKIRFTSAMLFAIGLLSMFVMGGLSGVTMGTAPFDVHVHDTYYVVGHFHYVLFGGSVFGIYAGIYHWFPKITGRMMNETWGRVHFVLTFIGTNLTFLPMHKLGLQGMPRRVAMYDPQFTSLNQLCTIGAILLGISVIPFALNAIFSWKNGELAGDNPWESLTLEWTTSSPPIIENWEVLPVVTHGPYDYGHDKSSLTD is encoded by the coding sequence ATGACACAAGTAAATTTTCCAGTTAATCCCCCACCTGATGAAAGCGAATCAACAACCCGGCTGATTACTCATAGTTCTCATCCCCCAGCCTGGAAAGTTCGAGATTATTTCACATTTAATACTGATCACAAAGTTATTGGGATTCAATACTTGGTGACAGCCTTTGCATTCTATCTAATTGGTGGGTTAATGGCGATCGCCCTTCGCGCCGAATTAGCCACACCGGACTCGGACTTTCTTGATCCAAATCTGTACAATGCCTTCATGACAAATCATGGCACAATCATGATTTTCTTGTGGATTGTTCCCAGTGCAATTGGTGGATTTGGTAACTATCTAGTCCCATTAATGATGGGTGCTAGAGATATGGCTTTTCCTAAATTAAATGCGATCGCCTTTTGGTTAAATCCCCCCGCCGGATTATTATTATTAGGTAGTTTTATCTTTGGTGGTTCTCAATCAGGTTGGACAGCTTACCCACCATTAAGTCTAGTTACCGCCAACAACGCCCAAACAATGTGGATTTTAGCGATTGTTTTGGTAGGAACTTCTTCAATTTTAGGTTCACTTAACTTTGTCATCACCATTTTGATGATGAAAGTTCCCAGCATGAAATGGGATCAAGTTCCCCTATTTTGTTGGGCAATTTTAGCAACTTCTATCCTTGCCCTTTTCTCTACTCCCGTATTAGCAGCTGGTTTAGTTTTGCTGTTATTTGATATTAACTTCGGCACATCCTTCTTCAAACCAGATGCAGGTGGTAACGTCGTTATTTACCAACATTTATTTTGGTTTTATTCCCATCCGGCGGTTTATTTAATGATTCTGCCGATTTTCGGGATTATGTCCGAAATTATTCCCACCCACGCCCGGAAACCGATATTTGGTTATAAAGCGATCGCCTTTTCCACAGTCGCCATTTGTGTCGTTGGTTTATTCGTTTGGGTTCACCATATGTTCACCAGTGGCACACCCGGTTGGATGCGGATGTTCTTCACCATTTCCACACTCATAGTTGCAGTCCCCACAGGTGTGAAAATCTTCGGTTGGGTAGCAACTCTCTGGGGAGGAAAAATCCGTTTCACCAGCGCCATGTTATTCGCCATTGGTTTACTTTCCATGTTCGTCATGGGCGGTTTAAGCGGCGTAACCATGGGAACAGCCCCCTTTGACGTTCACGTTCACGACACCTATTATGTAGTCGGTCATTTCCACTACGTCTTATTTGGTGGTTCAGTCTTTGGGATTTACGCAGGTATCTATCACTGGTTTCCCAAAATCACCGGCAGAATGATGAACGAAACCTGGGGACGAGTTCATTTTGTCCTCACCTTCATCGGCACAAACCTCACATTCCTACCCATGCACAAACTAGGGTTACAAGGAATGCCCCGCCGAGTTGCCATGTATGACCCCCAATTTACCAGCTTAAACCAGCTTTGCACCATTGGCGCAATCCTTTTGGGTATTTCTGTCATTCCCTTCGCCTTAAACGCCATTTTTAGTTGGAAAAACGGCGAACTCGCAGGTGATAACCCCTGGGAAAGTTTAACTTTGGAATGGACAACCTCTTCCCCACCCATTATTGAAAACTGGGAAGTTCTACCCGTTGTTACTCATGGACCTTATGACTATGGACATGATAAATCATCGCTAACAGATTAA
- the coxB gene encoding cytochrome c oxidase subunit II: protein MQKVPVSLWTLLAGMIIAPISIWVGQNHHLLPEAASQQAPLVDGFFNIMLTIAVALFLIVEGTILLFLVIYRRRKGDNSDGTPVEGNLSLEIFWTAIPTVIVIALGIYSVDIYNQMGGFGVGSHPHHESAGAMNVSQTANIGIGENPQTKNKPADLVVDVKGIQFAWLFNYPVSGISAGELHVPVGADVQLNLSADDVIHSFWVPQFRLKQDAIPGVPTQLRFTATKTGTYPVVCAELCGGYHGSMRSQVIVHEQADYDAWMSENQIAQKQDMNHAVAVNLENLSPSEFLDPYIHNLEVSPADLKSLVMSH from the coding sequence ATGCAAAAAGTTCCTGTTTCGCTGTGGACACTGTTAGCTGGGATGATCATAGCCCCTATCAGTATCTGGGTTGGTCAAAATCATCATTTATTACCGGAAGCAGCATCGCAACAAGCGCCTTTGGTGGATGGTTTTTTCAATATCATGTTAACAATTGCGGTTGCTCTTTTCTTAATTGTTGAAGGGACGATTCTGCTGTTTCTAGTTATCTATAGACGACGCAAAGGAGATAACTCTGATGGTACACCTGTAGAAGGTAACTTGAGTTTAGAAATTTTTTGGACGGCAATTCCTACGGTAATTGTGATTGCTTTAGGTATTTATAGTGTTGATATTTATAACCAAATGGGTGGTTTTGGTGTGGGTAGTCATCCTCACCATGAGTCAGCAGGCGCTATGAATGTTAGTCAAACAGCTAATATTGGGATTGGTGAAAATCCGCAAACCAAAAATAAACCGGCTGATTTGGTTGTAGATGTTAAGGGTATACAGTTTGCGTGGTTATTTAATTACCCTGTAAGTGGTATTTCTGCTGGAGAATTGCACGTTCCTGTTGGTGCTGATGTGCAATTGAATTTATCCGCAGATGATGTGATTCATTCTTTTTGGGTTCCCCAATTTCGTCTGAAACAAGATGCTATTCCTGGAGTTCCTACACAACTGCGATTTACAGCTACAAAAACTGGTACTTATCCGGTAGTTTGTGCAGAATTGTGTGGTGGTTATCACGGTTCAATGCGATCGCAAGTAATCGTCCATGAACAAGCAGATTATGATGCTTGGATGAGTGAAAACCAGATTGCCCAAAAGCAAGATATGAATCATGCTGTAGCAGTTAATTTGGAGAATTTATCTCCGTCAGAATTTCTTGACCCCTACATTCACAATTTGGAAGTAAGTCCAGCAGATCTTAAGTCATTAGTTATGAGTCATTAG